A genomic window from Rhodococcus sp. KBS0724 includes:
- the macS gene encoding MacS family sensor histidine kinase: MTEPARRRRLHYRPTVREASGIDTDPDAPLWRAAQAFRLVTLAYAISYQFASASDYTNARLSWFFVALMAVWSGASAVMLAADTVPRKYVVLADQVIVIALMASTRLVSDHEWYQNHQTLPTTLWATNAVISAAILGGPWLGIASGVVISSASAIIRDQINFDLWRDATAPVLVSVGLALGLATTTARRAHRQLEQAVRLAAATEERERLAREVHDGVLQVLAMVRRRGAALGGEAAELAELAGEQEVALRMLISEQGSGATADTGGQSVDLCPLLTTGASKTVSVSTPADPVILDRDRAIELAAIVDNALSNAALHAGPGARVFVLLEDLPDEVIVSIRDDGIGIPDGRLAEAEAEGRMGVSKSILGRVAVLGGTAALHTSPGEGTEWEITVPKESSGSD; the protein is encoded by the coding sequence ATGACTGAACCGGCCCGCCGGCGGCGATTGCATTACCGGCCCACCGTCCGCGAAGCATCCGGAATAGACACCGACCCGGACGCGCCGCTGTGGCGGGCCGCGCAGGCATTTCGGCTGGTCACATTGGCATACGCGATCAGCTATCAGTTCGCGTCGGCGTCGGATTACACCAACGCGCGTCTGAGTTGGTTCTTCGTCGCGCTCATGGCGGTGTGGTCCGGCGCCTCCGCAGTCATGCTCGCCGCCGACACGGTTCCACGGAAATATGTCGTGCTGGCAGACCAGGTGATCGTCATCGCGCTCATGGCGTCGACGCGGCTTGTGTCCGACCACGAGTGGTACCAGAACCATCAGACGCTGCCGACAACGCTGTGGGCCACGAACGCCGTGATCTCGGCGGCAATACTCGGTGGGCCGTGGCTCGGCATCGCGTCCGGTGTTGTCATCTCCTCGGCCAGCGCGATCATTCGGGACCAGATCAATTTCGATCTCTGGCGTGACGCCACAGCCCCCGTCCTCGTATCGGTCGGCCTGGCACTCGGCCTCGCCACCACAACCGCACGACGCGCACATCGCCAACTCGAACAAGCCGTGCGACTCGCCGCCGCCACCGAAGAACGCGAAAGACTCGCCCGTGAAGTCCACGACGGAGTCCTCCAAGTTCTCGCGATGGTCCGAAGGCGAGGCGCCGCATTGGGCGGCGAAGCCGCAGAACTCGCAGAACTGGCCGGCGAGCAGGAAGTGGCATTGCGCATGCTCATCTCCGAACAAGGCTCAGGCGCAACCGCCGACACCGGTGGTCAGAGCGTCGACCTGTGCCCGCTACTCACCACCGGGGCCAGTAAGACGGTATCCGTCTCGACGCCCGCCGACCCCGTCATTCTCGACCGCGACCGCGCCATCGAACTGGCCGCTATCGTCGACAACGCCCTGTCCAATGCAGCCCTCCACGCCGGGCCAGGCGCCAGGGTGTTCGTACTGCTCGAAGATCTACCGGACGAGGTCATCGTCAGCATCCGCGACGACGGAATCGGTATCCCCGACGGCCGGTTGGCCGAAGCCGAAGCCGAAGGCCGCATGGGAGTATCGAAGTCCATTCTCGGACGCGTCGCGGTGCTCGGCGGCACCGCAGCCCTGCACACCAGCCCAGGGGAGGGCACAGAATGGGAAATCACGGTACCGAAGGAAAGTAGTGGAA